From the genome of Nasonia vitripennis strain AsymCx chromosome 1, Nvit_psr_1.1, whole genome shotgun sequence, one region includes:
- the LOC100116980 gene encoding low-density lipoprotein receptor-related protein 6-like has protein sequence MAVSRTTCVVSTLVTCLLVGAGAGLAVWLLKPSKNESGNTTESSVTTTEPTRPSWPVEFDAGLIVRTINDVQAHSFGSENSIQLLSKSVAYVDFYKNKTLYYAAFGGNEPIRATSGGYPSLKYPGEFWYVTALAVDFITEKLYVYDAQASKIELYDLQGKYMCIVLSELYYVKDILLDFRKGRLFILQSSKILSAGMDGVDLREIVQDTNIEAFALDFHHTLLYYSKSNVIMAHDYLSTHKTYEVAKIDAASSVFGLAVTRSSLYHLSRNKEKSVIELNSCELGSPTPTGKCLNPRNWNLPQDSRQLKAFDMFDLQLNNPCQQMNGGCEQLCVRSDPFSTDKAISCQCQIGWQLNSDKKTCSPVEVYLMYVRGYYLKGRILDLDKKSFIDVIEPMRLMLNSLHPVPFDFNARKGYAVYADVSDLWRLNLRLADGEQRLNLLEENFKFHMLYPTIDWLNDQLYYLRRRVNGDSPSYLMVRRTDYSQDFKGQKVIYEIPENRQPRAMALSLNLGLIYFTVFEASNDAAIYRINTDGTGLIPFVVEENGFSVSEFGLAFDSEARNLYWFNADRTQVQFATWSATLLRIIDISRLKNPLTISIYREWMYISSVNSVWRFHKETGEYAQNVFDQAGEESERDYSMIKPFGESVQPIDYNHPCASKKGGCQGYCFGVPTGEKGKLQRVCGCDENQELHEDKTSCKNKKSV, from the exons ATGGCTGTGTCCAGGACGACTTGCGTCGTCTCCACCCTCGTTACCTGCCTGTTGGTCGGTGCAGGTGCAGGTCTAGCCGTTTGGTTATTGAAGCCAAGCAAAAACGAATCTGGAAATACCACCGAGAGCAGCGTCACTACAACGGAACCTACCAGACCTTCATGGCCAGTGGAATTCGACGCAGGACTCATTGTCAGAACAATTAATGATGTCCAGGCCCACAGTTTCGGTTCAGAAAACTCGATACAGCTGTTGTCCAAGTCCGTGGCCTACGTTGACTTCTACAAGAATAAGACACTGTACTACGCAGCTTTCGGTGGTAATGAACCCATACGCGCCACTTCGGGAGGATACCCTAGTCTTAAGTATCCCGGAGAGTTTTGGTACGTGACTGCCTTGGCAGTTGATTTCATTACCGAGAAGCTATACGTGTACGACGCTCAAGCGAGCAAGATCGAACTGTACGACCTGCAGGGAAAGTACATGTGTATAGTTCTTTCGGAGCTCTATTACGTCAAGGACATCTTACTTGACTTTCGGAAAGGACGCCTATTTATTTTGCAGTCTTCCAAG atTCTTAGTGCTGGCATGGATGGCGTTGATCTGAGAGAAATAGTACAAGACACCAATATCGAAGCATTTGCACTAGACTTCCATCACACGTTGTTGTACTACTCCAAGAGCAACGTGATCATGGCGCACGATTACTTATCAACGCACAAAACTTACGAAGTTGCAAAAATCGACGCAGCCTCATCCGTGTTCGGTTTGGCAGTTACGAGATCAAGTCTGTACCACTTAAGTAGGAACAAAGAGAAGTCAGTTATCGAGCTCAATTCCTGCGAACTGGGTAGTCCAACACCGACGGGCAAGTGCTTGAATCCGCGAAATTGGAACCTTCCTCAAGACTCGCGCCAGCTCAAAGCCTTCGACATGTTTGATCTCCAGTTGAACAATCCTTGCCAACAAATGAACGGTGGCTGCGAACAGCTTTGTGTCAGATCCGATCCATTCAGCACCGACAAAGCCATCAGCTGCCAGTGCCAGATAGGCTGGCAGTTGAACTCGGACAAGAAAACCTGCTCGCCCGTCGAGGTATACCTTATGTACGTGAGAGGCTACTATCTGAAAGGTCGTATTCTCGACTTGGACAAGAAGTCGTTCATCGACGTCATCGAGCCAATGCGACTGATGCTGAACTCTTTGCATCCAGTCCCCTTTGATTTCAACGCGCGCAAAGGCTACGCTGTTTACGCTGACGTTTCGGATCTATGGCGATTGAATCTCCGACTCGCGGATGGTGAGCAACGATTGAATCTATTggaggaaaattttaaattccatATGCTTTATCCGACCATCGACTGGCTGAACGATCAACTTTATTATTTGAGAAGACGCGTCAATGGTGACAGTCCGAGCTACCTGATGGTTCGACGTACCGATTATTCCCAAGATTTCAAAGGTCAGAAGGTCATCTACGAGATCCCGGAAAATCGGCAACCTCGAGCTATGGCTCTTAGCTTGAACCTAGGTCTCATCTACTTTACTGTATTCGAGGCGAGCAACGACGCTGCGATTTACAGAATCAACACGGATGGTACGGGACTCATCCCATTCGTGGTTGAAGAAAATGGTTTCAGCGTCAGCGAGTTTGGTTTGGCATTCGATAGTGAGGCGAGAAACCTCTACTGGTTCAACGCAGATAGAACTCAGGTGCAATTCGCGACGTGGTCTGCTACGCTATTGAGAATCATCGATATCTCTCGATTAAAGAATCCTCTGACCATCAGCATTTATCGGGAATGGATGTACATCAGCTCCGT GAATTCCGTCTGGCGGTTCCACAAGGAGACAGGCGAATACGCGCAGAATGTCTTCGATCAGGCGGGTGAAGAATCTGAAAGAGATTACTCGATGATAAAGCCATTCGGTGAGAGCGTGCAACCCATCGACTACAATCATCCGTGCGCTAGCAAGAAAGGAGGCTGTCAGGGATACTGCTTTGGGGTGCCTACTGGGGAGAAGGGAAAGCTTCAGAGAGTTTGCGGCTGTGACGAGAACCAGGAGCTGCATGAAGACAAAACGAGCTGCAAAAATAAGAAGAGTGTGTGA